From Paenibacillus sp. FSL H8-0537:
AATTAAAGCGACATGGGAATCATCGGTTTCTACTGGGCTGGACAAGCCAGCTGGCACATCTCTAGTTAAGTCAATTGGATGTGCCGCTTGTTGGGGAGCTAAAAGTATTTCTTTAACACGTGCATGCTTGCC
This genomic window contains:
- the skfA gene encoding sporulation killing factor, translating into MKEKEIKATWESSVSTGLDKPAGTSLVKSIGCAACWGAKSISLTRACLPPTPINLAI